Proteins co-encoded in one Fusarium musae strain F31 chromosome 3, whole genome shotgun sequence genomic window:
- a CDS encoding hypothetical protein (EggNog:ENOG41~BUSCO:EOG092615IE) — MATDADVDMGGAPTASDDILNVPPSGTKRNADGQPIDNLPAKSDAPRRIRALDPNVVNKIAAGEIIVAPVHALKELIENAVDAGATSLDVLAKDGGLKLLQITDNGCGIQKEDLAILCERHTTSKITSFEDLAAIATYGFRGEALASISHIAHLSVTTKTKDSDLAWRAHYLDGKLVPAKPGQSAEPKGVAGRPGTQITVEDLFYNIPTRRRAFRSPADEFNKIIDMVGRYAVHCKGVGFACKKAGEASTNLSIQAQATVIDRIRQIHGSAVANELLEFSVAEDRWGFKAEGFTTNANYSVKKTTLLLFINHRCVESTHIKRAIEQTYANFLPKNGHPFIYLSLEIEPARVDVNVHPTKREVHFLNEDEIIQSICEHIESKLAAVDTSRTFMTQTLLPGAKVIDSTPQTESDGTPSRRTPASKKRRYSNDLVRTDTTERKITSMFARAGPSESTGSMDRTAEKTTAPEAQEYEIVERELVQCRLNSVKKLRDEVREDTHHDLTEIFSNHTFVGIVDERRRLAAIQGDVRLYLIDYGRTCYEYFYQLALTDFGNFGAIKFNPSLDLRELLRKAAEIEKSSITSPEDDFEVETLVDRVADQLIERREMLLEYFSLEISPAGELVSLPLLLKGYTPPLVKLPRFLLRLGPSVDWTEEKACFDSFVRELATFYVPEQLPSLPGDADSIREEDIPEELRARRQHIRHAIEHVFFPAFKARLVATRSLMEDGVLEVANLKGLYRVFERC; from the exons ATGGCAACAGACGCGGATGTTGATATGGGAGGTGCCCCAACAGCCTCCGATGACATCCTGAATGTTCCCCCAAGTGGGACAAAAAGAAACGCCGATGGGCAGCCTATTGACAATTTGCCCGCAAAAAGTGATGCACCTCGCAGAATCAGG GCACTCGACCCAAATGTGGTGAACAAAATTGCTGCTGGTGAAATTATTGTGGCTCCTGTTCACGctctcaaggagctcatcgAGAATGCGGTCGATGCTGGTGCGACCTCTCTGGATGTCCTTGCCAAGGATGGAGGGCTCAAGCTGCTACAGATAACGGACAATGGTTGTGGTATCCAG AAAGAAGACTTGGCCATTCTTTGTGAGCGTCACACCACATCTAAAATCACCAGCTTTGAAGATCTGGCAGCCATTGCGACATATGGCTTCAGGGGCGAGGCTCTTGCCAGTATCAGCCACATCGCCCATCTCTCCGTGACCACCAAGACGAAAGATTCAGATCTGGCATGGAGAGCCCACTACCTTGATGGAAAGCTTGTGCCGGCAAAGCCTGGCCAGTCGGCAGAGCCCAAAGGCGTTGCAGGTCGTCCTGGCACACAAATCACAGTGGAAGAccttttctataatataccGACTCGAAGAAGAGCCTTTCGTTCGCCGGCTGATGAgttcaacaagatcatcgatATGGTTGGTCGGTACGCTGTGCACTGCAAAGGCGTTGGATTCGCTTGCAAGAAGGCAGGCGAAGCCTCGACAAATCTATCGATACAAGCTCAGGCCACTGTCATTGATCGCATTCGTCAAATCCACGGTAGTGCCGTGGCTAACGAGCTTTTGGAATTCTCAGTCGCCGAAGACCGGTGGGGTTTCAAAGCTGAAGGCTTCACAACCAATGCAAATTACTCCGTCAAAAAGACAACACTTTTGctcttcatcaatcatcGATGTGTAGAATCAACCCACATAAAGAGGGCAATCGAGCAAACCTATGCTAATTTCTTGCCTAAGAACGGCCATCCATTCATCTATCTTAGTCTTGAAATCGAACCAGCTCGGGTGGATGTCAACGTTCATCCAACAAAGAGAGAGGTTCACTTCCTCAACGAAGACGAGATCATTCAATCTATATGTGAGCATATCGAGTCTAAACTTGCTGCAGTGGATACGAGCCGGACATTCATGACACAGACACTTCTTCCTGGTGCAAAAGTGATCGATTCCACCCCACAAACAGAAAGTGACGGCACGCCGAGTCGAAGAACTCCAGCATCAAAGAAGCGAAGATACTCGAATGACTTAGTGAGGACGGACACAACTGAGCGGAAGATTACATCGATGTTTGCCCGAGCTGGCCCAAGCGAGTCGACCGGCTCCATGGACCGCACAGCGGAAAAAACTACTGCCCCTGAAGCTCAGGAATACGAGATAGTTGAGCGCGAGCTGGTGCAATGCCGACTGAACAGCGTAAAAAAGTTGAGAGACGAAGTTAGAGAAGATACGCACCACGATTTAACCGAGATATTTTCCAACCATACTTTCGTGGGTATCGTGGATGAGCGAAGACGGTTGGCGGCAATCCAAGGCGACGTCAGACTGTACCTGATCGATTACGGGCGAACTTGCTACGAGTACTTTTACCAACTGGCCCTTACAGATTTTGGTAATTTTGGTGCCATCAAGTTCAACCCCTCGTTGGACCTTCGCGAGCTACTTCGAAAGGCAgcagagattgagaagagctCTATAACCTCACCTGAGGATGATTTCGAAGTCGAAACCTTGGTAGACCGGGTAGCGGATCAGCTCATTGAGCGCCGCGAGATGCTTCTTGAGTACTTCTCTCTCGAAATATCACCTGCTGGCGAACTCGTGTCATTACCACTACTATTGAAGGGGTACACACCACCTCTCGTTAAACTCCCCCgcttcctcctccgccttggCCCTAGTGTTGACTGGACTGAGGAAAAGGCCTGCTTTGACTCTTTCGTACGCGAACTAGCCACCTTTTACGTTCCAGAACAATTGCCAAGTTTGCCCGGGGACGCAGACAGTATTCGTGAGGAGGACATCCCAGAAGAGTTGCGGGCAAGGCGGCAACATATCAGACACGCTATTGAGCACGTCTTCTTTCCAGCATTTAAAGCGAGGTTGGTAGCGACCAGGTCGCTGATGGAAGATGGAGTTCTGGAGGTTGCAAATTTGAAAGGCCTTTATCGGGTTTTTGAACGGTGTTAA